One part of the Bdellovibrio bacteriovorus genome encodes these proteins:
- a CDS encoding carboxylate-amine ligase codes for MTKPQPIPFGKSDLFSLGVEVELQIIHPLTRNLYPISPDILEEWSLQSPHLKPEIFQSMLEIDTPICKNVQEVEYELLLTGRELSRICKKHGARLATNGTHPFAQWHHRIFYPSDRYEYLIERNQHIARRLMIYGLHVHLGMKDGDHCIAMMNEFLYYLPHMLAMSASSPFWTGHDTGLASSRITVFEAHPAGGTPCRVENWAQFEDIVQKLTRSKSIGSFKDIWWDIRPSPNYGTLEIRICDGVPGIRKTTRLVAFIHLLARHLQKRLDQGIRRQTPDDWMVRENKWRASRHGLDCDVLIDNDGLTKNLRADINDLLSAMKEDAAEMGYTEYLKQLVEEDLTHPSYEIQRALFEKTGSLEDVVDSLCDVFEKDLDVV; via the coding sequence ATGACTAAGCCTCAACCCATTCCTTTTGGAAAATCGGACTTATTCTCGCTGGGTGTAGAAGTTGAGCTTCAAATCATTCACCCGCTAACCAGAAACCTTTACCCCATATCTCCGGATATCCTGGAAGAATGGTCCTTACAAAGCCCGCATCTGAAACCTGAAATTTTTCAGAGTATGCTGGAAATCGACACCCCGATCTGCAAAAACGTGCAGGAAGTGGAATATGAACTGCTGCTAACTGGCCGCGAGCTTTCGCGTATCTGTAAAAAGCACGGTGCAAGACTTGCGACCAACGGAACCCATCCGTTCGCTCAATGGCATCATCGTATATTTTATCCATCGGATCGCTATGAGTATCTGATTGAAAGAAACCAGCACATTGCCCGCCGTCTGATGATTTACGGCCTGCATGTGCATCTGGGAATGAAAGATGGTGATCACTGCATCGCCATGATGAATGAATTCCTATACTATCTGCCGCACATGCTGGCGATGTCGGCAAGCTCCCCTTTTTGGACGGGCCACGACACAGGCCTGGCATCCTCGCGCATCACGGTGTTTGAGGCTCACCCGGCCGGAGGCACCCCGTGCCGTGTGGAAAACTGGGCGCAATTTGAAGACATCGTACAGAAATTAACCCGCAGCAAATCCATCGGAAGCTTCAAGGACATCTGGTGGGACATCCGTCCCAGCCCGAACTATGGCACACTGGAAATCCGCATCTGTGACGGTGTTCCGGGAATTCGCAAAACCACGCGCCTTGTGGCATTCATTCACCTGCTGGCCCGTCACCTGCAAAAACGTCTGGATCAGGGCATTCGCCGTCAGACGCCGGATGACTGGATGGTGCGCGAAAACAAATGGCGTGCGTCCCGCCATGGACTTGATTGCGACGTGCTGATTGATAATGATGGCTTGACCAAGAATCTTCGCGCGGACATCAACGATCTGCTGTCCGCGATGAAAGAGGATGCCGCCGAGATGGGCTACACAGAATATCTAAAACAACTGGTCGAAGAGGATCTGACCCATCCTTCCTATGAAATCCAGCGCGCCCTGTTTGAGAAAACCGGATCACTTGAAGATGTCGTCGACTCACTTTGCGACGTCTTTGAAAAGGACCTCGACGTCGTCTGA
- a CDS encoding Type 1 glutamine amidotransferase-like domain-containing protein: MNKSGLDTLLPNLLQTSDLVYGGFSAGACVLSPTLKGIHLADEPEKIPATELQWEGLGLIDFCIAPHYRSNHPESPAMENVVAYYKTHNIKYKTLHDGEAIRINQGKTELVGHPTP, translated from the coding sequence ATGAACAAATCCGGCCTCGACACACTCCTCCCGAATTTATTACAGACATCGGATCTGGTCTATGGTGGATTCAGTGCTGGCGCCTGCGTCTTAAGCCCGACACTCAAGGGAATTCATCTAGCCGACGAACCAGAAAAAATCCCCGCAACCGAACTACAATGGGAAGGCCTCGGGCTCATTGATTTCTGCATAGCCCCACACTATCGCTCCAACCACCCAGAATCCCCAGCAATGGAAAACGTCGTAGCCTACTACAAAACCCACAACATCAAATACAAAACCCTCCACGACGGCGAAGCCATTCGCATCAACCAAGGAAAAACAGAACTCGTAGGACACCCAACCCCCTGA
- a CDS encoding Type 1 glutamine amidotransferase-like domain-containing protein, whose product MKLFLSSYQIGNAPEKLTELIGSNKRAALIMNATDPFGNEQRPDYVLKYKMAFAELGIEMEELDLRNYFNAKADLQSALSNYGLMWAAGGNTFALDGR is encoded by the coding sequence ATGAAGTTATTCTTATCTTCCTACCAAATCGGAAATGCGCCCGAAAAACTGACTGAACTTATCGGTTCAAATAAGAGGGCCGCACTTATCATGAATGCGACCGATCCTTTTGGGAACGAGCAAAGACCGGACTATGTATTAAAATACAAAATGGCCTTCGCAGAGCTTGGAATCGAAATGGAAGAACTGGATCTGCGAAACTATTTTAATGCAAAAGCCGATCTGCAATCTGCTTTATCTAATTATGGATTGATGTGGGCCGCAGGCGGAAATACATTTGCCCTCGATGGGCGATGA
- a CDS encoding carbonic anhydrase — protein MALQERTLKKEILKMVVGFHRFQQRFFNNQDSHLYEHLSSIGQSPKTLMIACSDSRVDPAILFSSSPGEMFVVRNVANLVPPFESNMGFHGVSAAIEFAVANLKVENIVVLGHRQCGGIRSLFQPENVLKGGFVAQWMTIAETAKLKVLEKDPHGDLDTHCRDCEKESIVTSLQNLRSFPFIQDAIKNRGLELFGVYFDLENGHLWNYNDATHVFDEVTLNGLRATNLP, from the coding sequence ATGGCTTTACAGGAACGCACTCTTAAAAAAGAAATTCTGAAGATGGTTGTTGGTTTTCATCGCTTTCAGCAGCGATTCTTTAACAATCAGGATTCTCACCTGTACGAACACCTTTCCAGCATCGGTCAAAGTCCCAAGACGCTGATGATCGCCTGCAGCGACTCTCGTGTCGATCCGGCTATTTTGTTCTCGTCCTCGCCGGGTGAAATGTTTGTGGTTCGCAACGTTGCTAATCTGGTGCCTCCGTTTGAATCCAATATGGGTTTCCACGGGGTCAGTGCCGCGATCGAATTTGCCGTGGCCAATTTGAAAGTCGAAAACATCGTGGTTCTGGGGCACCGTCAATGTGGTGGTATCCGCTCTCTGTTCCAGCCTGAAAACGTCCTTAAGGGCGGCTTTGTGGCGCAGTGGATGACCATCGCGGAAACAGCGAAGCTGAAGGTTCTTGAGAAAGATCCACATGGGGATCTGGATACACACTGCCGTGATTGTGAAAAAGAATCCATCGTGACTTCTTTGCAGAATCTACGTTCGTTCCCGTTCATTCAGGATGCGATCAAAAACCGCGGATTGGAGCTTTTCGGGGTTTACTTCGACCTGGAAAACGGTCACCTGTGGAACTACAATGACGCCACTCACGTGTTTGATGAAGTCACCCTGAACGGTCTTCGCGCCACGAATTTGCCTTAA
- the ileS gene encoding isoleucine--tRNA ligase, producing MTNANTRSTPYSAVKPDVNLAKQEETILDFWDQEKIFAQSLNPEGKKTYSFYDGPPFATGLPHYGHLLAGVLKDVVPRYWTMKGYTVPRRFGWDCHGLPVEYEINKTHKIESRKDVFKMGVANYNDACRSIVKRYSTEWKTTVRRVGRWVDMENPYFTMDVSFMQSVWWVFQQLFEKGLIYEGYKVVPYSVGISTSLSNFEANQNYKMVQDPAITVMFKLVNQPDTAIMAWTTTPWTLPSNLALAVGNDIEYVKVQEKATGRKLIMAQALLSSVFKKADEEVEVLQMMKGTELVGLTYEPLFPYFGDRADKGAFRIISSDHVTTESGTGVVHMAPAFGEEDYYACAKAGIPMVNPVDDDGMFTAEVPDYAGKRVKEADKDIIADLKKRGNLFKQDTIQHSYPFCYRSDTPLIYRAVSSWFVAVEKIKEELIANNKQTSWVPDHLRDGRFGNWLEGARDWAISRNRFWGTPLPIWRNAEGEVICVGSRAELEKLSGQKVDDLHIEFVDKITIPSPTGKSPLKRVDGVLDCWFESGSMPYAQWGYPETSVEDFKKAFPADFIAEGLDQTRGWFYTLSIIGTALFNQAPFKNVVVNGLVLAEDGRKMSKSLKNYPDPMEVLNQHGADALRLYLIDSPVVKAQELKFSEKGVYDIVRKILLRWWNSYSFFANYANIDGFVPKGDAKKSPNILDQWVLSRLNGLIANTHKEMDAYRLYNVVPHLLQFIEDLTNTYIRFNRSLFWQDGMPETKRYAYETLHEVLVTLSRLMAPFAPFMSEVTYKNLAQVLKDKKDSVHLESFPTADLSMLRPELEEAVKAMDTLVTLGRNHREKIGVKAKIPLNEIKIIHRSAELLETLKKFEPFFVDELNFRKVVYNPNEDQFVQVSAKANFPVLGKRLGPKMKAVGAGIMSLSLENILKLEGGGTVVIEGEEISLSDVEIRRAPKGDNANLSVHQIVSIEVDPTVTPEQEREGLAREIMRKIQVARKTADFQMDDKITLEIACDGALLEALNAHKDMITGETLTKNLNILALTAEPNGKHTETSDIDGQTIKIGVTNLPR from the coding sequence ATGACAAATGCAAACACTCGTTCGACACCGTATTCAGCCGTAAAACCAGATGTGAATCTTGCCAAGCAAGAAGAGACCATTTTGGACTTCTGGGATCAGGAGAAAATTTTTGCTCAATCACTGAATCCTGAAGGTAAAAAAACTTACAGCTTCTATGACGGTCCTCCGTTTGCAACCGGTCTTCCGCACTATGGTCACTTGCTGGCGGGTGTTTTGAAAGATGTTGTTCCTCGTTACTGGACGATGAAAGGCTACACAGTGCCTCGTCGTTTCGGTTGGGACTGTCACGGTCTTCCGGTCGAGTATGAAATCAACAAGACTCACAAAATTGAAAGCCGCAAAGACGTTTTCAAAATGGGTGTTGCCAATTACAACGACGCTTGTCGTTCGATTGTAAAACGTTATTCCACTGAATGGAAAACCACGGTTCGCCGTGTGGGGCGCTGGGTGGATATGGAAAATCCTTACTTCACCATGGACGTGTCTTTCATGCAGTCGGTGTGGTGGGTGTTCCAGCAGTTGTTTGAAAAAGGTTTGATTTATGAAGGCTACAAAGTCGTTCCTTACTCTGTAGGAATCTCTACTTCGCTTTCAAACTTTGAAGCCAATCAGAACTACAAAATGGTTCAGGATCCAGCGATCACTGTGATGTTCAAACTGGTGAATCAGCCGGACACAGCGATCATGGCATGGACGACGACTCCTTGGACCTTGCCTTCCAACCTGGCGTTGGCTGTGGGGAATGATATCGAATACGTCAAGGTTCAGGAAAAAGCCACGGGCCGCAAGCTGATCATGGCGCAGGCTTTGCTTTCTTCCGTCTTCAAGAAAGCGGACGAGGAAGTGGAAGTTCTTCAGATGATGAAGGGCACAGAGCTTGTGGGTCTGACTTACGAGCCTCTCTTCCCATACTTCGGCGATCGTGCTGACAAGGGTGCTTTCCGTATTATCTCTTCGGATCACGTGACCACGGAAAGTGGTACCGGTGTGGTGCACATGGCGCCTGCATTCGGTGAAGAGGATTACTATGCTTGTGCGAAAGCAGGCATCCCGATGGTCAATCCAGTGGATGACGATGGTATGTTCACTGCGGAAGTTCCTGATTACGCAGGAAAACGCGTGAAGGAAGCTGATAAAGATATCATCGCGGATCTTAAAAAACGCGGGAACCTGTTTAAGCAAGATACTATTCAGCATAGTTACCCGTTCTGTTATCGTTCCGACACACCGCTGATTTATCGTGCGGTGTCTTCTTGGTTTGTGGCTGTTGAAAAAATCAAAGAAGAGCTGATTGCAAACAACAAACAAACTTCCTGGGTTCCGGATCATCTGCGTGATGGCCGCTTCGGAAACTGGCTGGAAGGCGCTCGTGACTGGGCGATTTCACGCAATCGTTTCTGGGGGACACCACTGCCAATCTGGCGAAATGCCGAAGGCGAAGTGATTTGTGTTGGTTCCCGCGCGGAGCTTGAAAAACTCTCCGGCCAGAAGGTCGACGATTTGCACATTGAATTTGTGGATAAAATCACCATCCCATCACCAACTGGCAAATCGCCGTTGAAGCGTGTGGACGGCGTATTGGATTGTTGGTTTGAATCCGGCTCCATGCCTTATGCTCAATGGGGTTATCCTGAAACGTCTGTGGAAGATTTCAAAAAAGCCTTCCCGGCAGATTTCATCGCAGAAGGTCTGGATCAGACGCGCGGTTGGTTCTACACGCTTTCCATCATCGGAACGGCGTTGTTCAATCAGGCTCCATTCAAAAACGTGGTGGTGAACGGTTTGGTTCTGGCTGAAGACGGTCGCAAGATGTCCAAGTCTTTGAAAAACTATCCGGATCCAATGGAAGTGTTGAATCAGCACGGTGCGGATGCTTTGCGTTTGTACTTGATTGATTCTCCGGTGGTGAAGGCTCAGGAATTGAAGTTCTCTGAAAAAGGCGTTTACGATATCGTTCGTAAGATTTTGCTAAGATGGTGGAACTCTTATTCCTTCTTTGCGAACTATGCCAATATCGATGGCTTTGTTCCAAAAGGCGATGCGAAGAAGTCACCGAACATTCTGGACCAGTGGGTTTTGTCCCGTCTGAATGGTCTGATTGCAAACACGCACAAAGAAATGGACGCCTATCGTCTGTACAACGTTGTGCCTCATTTGCTTCAGTTCATTGAAGACCTGACGAACACCTACATCCGCTTCAACCGCAGCTTGTTCTGGCAAGACGGCATGCCGGAAACCAAACGCTATGCTTACGAGACTTTGCACGAGGTTCTGGTGACCTTGTCACGTCTGATGGCTCCGTTTGCTCCGTTCATGTCAGAGGTGACTTACAAGAATCTGGCGCAGGTTCTGAAAGACAAGAAAGACTCTGTTCATTTGGAATCCTTCCCGACGGCAGATCTTTCCATGCTTCGTCCTGAGCTGGAAGAAGCCGTAAAAGCCATGGACACATTGGTGACCCTGGGGCGCAATCACCGTGAAAAAATCGGCGTGAAAGCAAAAATCCCGCTGAATGAAATCAAGATCATCCACAGAAGTGCAGAGCTTCTGGAAACTTTGAAAAAGTTCGAACCGTTCTTCGTGGACGAACTGAACTTCCGCAAAGTTGTCTACAACCCGAATGAAGATCAATTCGTTCAGGTGTCTGCCAAGGCGAACTTCCCGGTGTTGGGTAAACGTCTGGGGCCTAAGATGAAAGCTGTGGGCGCAGGTATCATGTCCCTGTCCCTGGAAAACATCCTGAAGCTTGAAGGCGGCGGTACTGTGGTCATCGAAGGTGAGGAAATCAGTCTGTCTGATGTGGAGATCCGTCGTGCACCTAAAGGTGACAACGCGAATTTGTCCGTGCATCAGATTGTATCCATTGAGGTGGACCCAACGGTGACTCCAGAGCAGGAGCGTGAAGGTCTGGCTCGAGAGATCATGCGTAAGATCCAGGTGGCCCGTAAAACGGCGGACTTCCAGATGGATGACAAGATCACTTTGGAAATTGCTTGTGACGGTGCTTTGTTGGAGGCATTGAATGCCCACAAGGACATGATCACAGGTGAAACCCTGACGAAGAATCTGAATATTCTGGCGTTGACGGCAGAGCCTAACGGCAAGCACACCGAGACGTCAGACATCGATGGTCAGACGATCAAAATCGGCGTCACCAATCTGCCAAGATAA
- the tsaA gene encoding tRNA (N6-threonylcarbamoyladenosine(37)-N6)-methyltransferase TrmO, translating to MKQLGEVFEFSAIGVVRTPFKDRFGVPRQPGLAAQAKGVIKINPDPDLKTALRSLEEFTHIWIVFVFHDHGGKGWKPSIRPPRLGGNRKVGVLASRSPHRPNPIGLSAVLVEKIDFDAEGGPEIHIGGVDLVDGTPVLDIKPYIAYADSIPQASAGWASAPIPRYPVIFSDEAENEILKRDPQGKQNLRALIVDVMELDPRPAFQKRQNPVTDSASWGQRYGIDVLGNDVKYELRESGLYVYDVQDLKK from the coding sequence ATGAAACAGCTGGGAGAGGTTTTTGAATTTTCGGCAATAGGTGTGGTGAGAACTCCGTTCAAAGACAGATTCGGAGTTCCGCGCCAGCCCGGGCTTGCGGCGCAGGCCAAAGGGGTGATTAAAATCAACCCCGATCCGGATTTGAAAACCGCTCTGCGTTCGCTGGAAGAATTCACTCATATCTGGATTGTCTTTGTCTTTCATGATCATGGTGGCAAGGGCTGGAAACCCAGCATTCGTCCGCCACGATTGGGTGGCAACCGCAAAGTCGGTGTTCTGGCTTCGCGTTCTCCGCACCGCCCGAATCCCATCGGGCTTTCTGCAGTCTTAGTTGAAAAAATTGATTTTGATGCCGAAGGTGGCCCTGAGATTCACATCGGCGGTGTGGATCTGGTCGATGGCACGCCCGTGCTGGATATCAAACCCTACATTGCTTATGCGGATTCAATTCCCCAGGCCAGTGCAGGGTGGGCGTCTGCACCTATTCCTCGTTATCCGGTTATTTTTTCGGATGAAGCTGAAAATGAAATTCTAAAACGTGATCCTCAAGGGAAGCAGAACCTGCGTGCCCTGATCGTGGATGTGATGGAGCTTGATCCTCGTCCCGCGTTCCAAAAACGTCAGAACCCGGTGACCGACTCGGCATCGTGGGGACAGCGGTATGGCATTGATGTTCTGGGAAATGATGTGAAGTATGAACTTCGCGAGTCGGGGCTTTATGTCTACGACGTTCAGGATCTGAAAAAGTAA
- the kdsA gene encoding 3-deoxy-8-phosphooctulonate synthase — MQNKVVKIGNIEVANNKPFVLFAGLNVLESRDLAMQVCEHFVKITDKLNIPYVFKSSFDKANRSSIHSYRGPGMEEGLKIFAELKKTFGVKVITDVHEIHQAKPVAEVVDVIQLPAFLARQTDLVEAMARTGAVINVKKPQFLSPGQMGNIVDKFEECGNDKIILCDRGTNFGYDNLVVDTLGFNIMKKVSKGSPVILDATHALQCRDPFGAASGGRRGQVAELSRAGLAVGLAGLFIESHPNPDKALCDGPSALPLSKVEPFLQQMKALDDLVKSFPELNTEN; from the coding sequence ATGCAAAATAAAGTCGTAAAAATCGGAAATATTGAAGTAGCGAACAACAAGCCATTTGTTTTGTTTGCAGGCCTGAATGTCCTGGAATCCCGCGATCTGGCCATGCAAGTGTGTGAGCACTTCGTTAAAATCACCGACAAACTTAATATTCCGTATGTCTTTAAGTCCTCTTTCGACAAAGCCAACCGATCCTCTATCCACTCTTACCGTGGACCGGGCATGGAAGAAGGCTTGAAGATCTTTGCGGAGCTTAAAAAAACTTTCGGCGTGAAAGTCATCACGGACGTTCACGAAATCCATCAGGCCAAACCCGTGGCGGAAGTTGTCGACGTGATCCAGCTTCCCGCCTTCTTGGCGCGCCAGACAGACCTGGTTGAAGCCATGGCCCGCACTGGCGCCGTGATCAACGTGAAGAAACCGCAGTTCCTGAGCCCAGGACAGATGGGTAACATCGTTGATAAATTTGAAGAGTGCGGTAATGACAAAATCATTCTGTGTGATCGTGGTACGAACTTTGGTTACGACAATCTGGTCGTGGATACCTTGGGCTTTAACATCATGAAGAAAGTTTCCAAAGGCAGCCCGGTGATTTTGGATGCGACCCATGCCCTGCAGTGCCGTGATCCATTTGGTGCAGCGTCTGGTGGCCGCCGTGGCCAGGTGGCAGAATTGTCCCGCGCGGGTCTTGCCGTAGGCCTTGCAGGTCTTTTCATCGAAAGCCATCCAAATCCAGACAAAGCCCTTTGCGACGGACCGTCGGCGTTGCCTCTTTCCAAAGTAGAGCCATTCCTGCAGCAAATGAAAGCTCTGGACGATCTGGTAAAATCCTTCCCAGAACTAAACACCGAAAACTAA
- the gntA gene encoding guanitoxin biosynthesis heme-dependent pre-guanitoxin N-hydroxylase GntA, translating into METHQIEADLKSLINQRHYPCVAAIQALHHRDYTFDVYEDFGTGDSRHRLALNLIRFKHEQRQSQVPYLSYFAIYPNDRANTEEEFERKMWRELSALWEDETIAGSWDPQFSDNPEEQNFCFSLDGSAYFVVGLHPAASRISRRLPYNVLVFNLYSQFTELMKKGTYDAMVKVNRDRDRRFQGSVNPMAETYNESWESIQFSGRNNPPDWKCPFTKGLGILRSKLWK; encoded by the coding sequence ATGGAAACCCATCAAATTGAAGCCGACCTTAAATCCCTGATAAATCAACGTCATTACCCCTGCGTGGCCGCTATTCAGGCGCTGCATCACCGGGACTACACTTTTGACGTCTATGAGGACTTCGGCACCGGGGATTCCCGGCATCGCCTTGCGCTGAACCTGATACGATTTAAACACGAGCAGCGGCAAAGTCAGGTGCCTTACCTAAGCTACTTTGCCATCTATCCCAATGACCGGGCTAACACCGAAGAAGAGTTCGAACGAAAGATGTGGCGCGAGCTTTCGGCCCTGTGGGAAGACGAAACTATTGCCGGTAGCTGGGATCCTCAGTTCAGTGACAATCCCGAGGAACAGAATTTCTGTTTCAGTCTGGATGGCAGTGCGTATTTTGTCGTGGGTCTGCATCCCGCGGCCAGTCGCATTTCCAGGCGGCTTCCTTACAATGTTCTGGTGTTTAATCTTTACAGTCAGTTCACCGAGCTGATGAAAAAGGGGACCTACGATGCCATGGTAAAAGTCAACCGTGACCGGGATCGGCGCTTTCAGGGGTCGGTCAACCCGATGGCTGAAACTTACAATGAGTCGTGGGAAAGCATTCAGTTTTCGGGACGTAACAATCCTCCCGATTGGAAATGTCCTTTCACGAAGGGGCTGGGAATTTTGCGGAGCAAGCTGTGGAAGTAA
- a CDS encoding DUF1989 domain-containing protein, with the protein MSKGQKLRVVTPEDMQVADLFCYAVSDVTETLSSGRSIDYNDTIYLTQGHDLYSNRSNVMLSVLQDSCGRHDFLMTPCSLRMFQIVSGSSHYHPSCHENLVRAFQELGVEGDTVGTTFNLFMNVAVDSLGLISIQPPLARAGDYILLQAQMDLHVGLTACSHPETNHFHCKPIHYRLE; encoded by the coding sequence ATGAGTAAGGGCCAAAAGCTTCGGGTGGTCACCCCAGAGGATATGCAGGTGGCGGACCTTTTTTGCTATGCAGTTTCTGATGTCACCGAAACGTTGTCCAGTGGGCGCTCTATTGATTATAACGACACCATCTATTTGACTCAAGGTCATGATCTTTATTCCAACCGCAGCAATGTGATGTTGTCGGTTCTGCAGGACAGTTGCGGGCGACATGATTTTTTGATGACCCCCTGCAGTTTGCGCATGTTTCAAATCGTTTCGGGAAGCTCCCATTATCATCCCAGTTGTCACGAAAACCTGGTGCGGGCCTTTCAGGAACTGGGGGTCGAGGGTGATACAGTCGGCACCACATTCAATCTTTTTATGAATGTGGCTGTGGATTCTCTGGGGTTGATTTCCATTCAGCCTCCCTTGGCGCGAGCGGGGGACTATATTCTGCTGCAAGCGCAAATGGATCTGCATGTGGGGCTGACCGCGTGCTCTCATCCGGAAACAAATCACTTTCATTGCAAACCCATTCACTATCGGCTGGAGTGA
- the ku gene encoding non-homologous end joining protein Ku produces the protein MAASIWKGSISFGLLNIPVSLQSAQSEKEVHFSMLDKKDLSRIRYLKVSAKTGKEVPSDRIVKGYEYQSGRYVIMTEAELKKANVKATQTIDIEDFVLLDEVDPMFFDRPYYLVPQKGAEKGYYLLRDALEGTRKVAIGKLVIRIKQHLALIMPRGPYLVLELLRFSHEVKSEKQVHFLTASAKKPSYSPKELKMAEELVEGMTSEWKPEQYKDTYYQDVMKTIQRKVKGGQGHRVSEAKEEKIATTDNVIDLMPLLQKSLMAKKKTSRRKTRARA, from the coding sequence ATGGCGGCAAGTATTTGGAAAGGCTCTATCAGTTTTGGGCTTTTGAATATTCCAGTTAGTCTGCAGAGTGCTCAAAGCGAAAAAGAGGTTCATTTTTCCATGCTGGACAAAAAAGACCTCTCGCGCATCCGCTATCTGAAGGTCAGCGCCAAAACCGGCAAAGAAGTTCCCAGTGACCGTATCGTGAAAGGCTATGAATATCAGTCCGGGCGCTACGTCATCATGACCGAGGCCGAGCTGAAGAAAGCCAATGTCAAAGCCACACAAACCATCGACATCGAGGATTTCGTTTTGTTGGATGAGGTGGATCCGATGTTCTTTGACCGGCCTTATTATCTGGTGCCGCAAAAAGGGGCGGAAAAAGGGTATTACCTGCTGCGGGATGCATTGGAAGGAACCCGCAAGGTCGCCATCGGAAAACTTGTTATCCGGATCAAACAGCATCTGGCCTTGATCATGCCGCGCGGCCCGTACCTGGTGCTGGAGCTTTTGCGTTTTTCCCATGAAGTTAAAAGTGAAAAGCAGGTTCATTTTCTGACAGCTTCGGCAAAAAAACCGTCTTACAGCCCGAAGGAGCTGAAAATGGCCGAAGAGCTTGTGGAAGGCATGACCAGCGAGTGGAAGCCGGAACAATACAAAGACACCTATTATCAGGATGTGATGAAAACCATTCAGCGCAAAGTCAAAGGCGGACAGGGACATCGGGTCAGTGAGGCTAAAGAGGAAAAAATCGCCACAACCGACAACGTCATTGATTTGATGCCGCTGCTGCAGAAAAGTCTGATGGCGAAAAAGAAGACCTCCCGTCGCAAAACCCGGGCAAGGGCTTAA